A genomic segment from Luteolibacter ambystomatis encodes:
- the thiC gene encoding phosphomethylpyrimidine synthase ThiC, which yields MISPEETTGAAPVESNHDESRAPLPASTRVYLEGSIHPSVRVPMREIALSDTKAFNGRIEKNAPVRVYDCSGPWGDPAFTGTSEEGLPALRREWILARNDVEEYDGREVQPQDNGYLTEKHAEYASKSERANRYVEFPGLTADRRKPLRATGKPVTQKWYADNGIITPEMEFIAIRENMRRAQIADLKEDIVRNHLDKQHAGSTQLPSSPYTPSIFGRFPQRIPAEITPEFVRSEVAAGRAIIPLNVNHPECEPMIIGRNFLVKINANIGNSAVASSIEEEVEKMRWATKWGADTVMDLSTGKNIHATREWILRNSPVPIGTVPIYQALEKVNGKAEDLTWELYRDTLIEQAEQGVDYFTIHAGVLLRFVPMTASRMTGIVSRGGSIMAKWCLAHHKENFLYTHWDEICDICAAYDVSFSIGDGLRPGSIADANDKAQFGELEVQGELTTRAWAKGCQVMNEGPGHVPMHMIEENMAKQLEWCHEAPFYTLGPLTTDIAPGYDHITSGIGAAMIGWYGCAMLCYVTPKEHLGLPNKQDVKHGVITYKLAAHAADLAKGHPGAQYRDNALSKARFEFRWEDQFNLGLDPVTAREFHDETLPQDGAKTAHFCSMCGPHFCSMKITEDVRKYAAEQGLSEEQALQAGMDEKSKEFTEAGAEVYVPA from the coding sequence ATGATCAGCCCCGAAGAAACCACCGGAGCGGCCCCCGTCGAATCCAACCACGACGAATCCCGCGCCCCGCTCCCCGCCTCCACCCGCGTCTATCTCGAGGGCTCGATCCACCCTAGCGTCCGCGTGCCGATGCGCGAGATCGCCCTTTCCGATACCAAGGCCTTCAACGGCCGCATCGAGAAGAACGCCCCGGTCCGCGTTTATGACTGTTCCGGCCCGTGGGGCGACCCGGCTTTCACCGGCACCTCCGAGGAAGGCCTGCCCGCGCTCCGCCGCGAGTGGATTCTCGCCCGCAACGACGTCGAGGAATACGACGGCCGCGAGGTCCAGCCGCAGGACAACGGCTACCTCACCGAGAAGCACGCCGAGTACGCCTCCAAGTCCGAGCGCGCCAACCGCTACGTCGAGTTCCCCGGCCTCACCGCCGACCGCCGCAAGCCGCTCCGTGCCACCGGCAAGCCCGTCACCCAGAAGTGGTATGCCGACAATGGCATCATCACTCCTGAGATGGAGTTCATCGCCATCCGCGAGAACATGCGCCGCGCCCAGATCGCGGACCTGAAGGAGGACATTGTCCGCAATCACCTGGACAAGCAGCACGCCGGTTCCACCCAGCTTCCGTCCAGCCCCTACACGCCGTCCATCTTCGGTCGCTTCCCGCAGCGCATCCCCGCGGAGATCACGCCGGAATTCGTCCGCAGCGAGGTCGCCGCCGGTCGCGCCATCATCCCGCTCAACGTCAACCACCCCGAGTGCGAGCCGATGATCATCGGCCGCAACTTCCTGGTGAAGATCAACGCCAACATCGGCAACTCCGCCGTCGCATCCTCCATCGAGGAGGAAGTGGAAAAGATGCGCTGGGCCACCAAGTGGGGCGCGGACACCGTAATGGATCTTTCCACCGGCAAGAACATCCACGCCACCCGCGAGTGGATCCTGCGCAATTCCCCCGTACCCATCGGCACCGTGCCGATCTACCAGGCGCTGGAAAAGGTGAACGGCAAGGCCGAGGACCTCACCTGGGAACTCTACCGCGACACCCTCATCGAGCAGGCCGAGCAGGGCGTCGATTACTTCACCATCCACGCCGGCGTGCTGCTGCGCTTCGTGCCGATGACCGCCAGCCGCATGACCGGCATCGTCTCCCGCGGCGGATCGATCATGGCGAAGTGGTGCCTCGCCCATCACAAGGAAAACTTCCTCTACACCCACTGGGACGAGATCTGCGACATCTGCGCCGCCTACGATGTCTCCTTCTCCATCGGCGATGGCCTGCGTCCCGGCTCCATCGCGGACGCCAATGACAAGGCCCAGTTCGGCGAACTCGAGGTCCAGGGCGAGCTCACGACCCGCGCTTGGGCGAAGGGTTGCCAGGTCATGAACGAAGGCCCCGGCCACGTGCCCATGCACATGATCGAGGAGAACATGGCCAAGCAGCTCGAATGGTGCCACGAAGCCCCCTTCTACACCCTCGGGCCGCTCACCACCGACATCGCCCCCGGCTACGACCACATCACCAGCGGCATCGGTGCCGCCATGATCGGCTGGTACGGCTGCGCCATGCTCTGCTACGTCACGCCGAAGGAACACCTCGGCCTGCCCAACAAGCAGGACGTCAAACACGGCGTCATCACCTACAAGCTCGCCGCCCACGCCGCCGACCTCGCCAAGGGCCACCCCGGTGCCCAATACCGCGACAACGCCCTGAGCAAGGCCCGCTTCGAGTTCCGTTGGGAAGACCAGTTCAACCTCGGCCTCGATCCCGTCACCGCCCGCGAGTTCCACGATGAAACGCTTCCACAGGACGGCGCCAAGACCGCCCACTTCTGCTCCATGTGCGGCCCGCACTTCTGCAGCATGAAGATCACCGAGGACGTCCGCAAATACGCCGCTGAACAAGGTCTCTCCGAAGAACAAGCCCTCCAGGCCGGCATGGACGAAAAGAGCAAGGAGTTCACCGAAGCCGGTGCCGAGGTCTACGTCCCCGCCTGA
- the mutL gene encoding DNA mismatch repair endonuclease MutL, whose translation MPKIRVLPDILASQVAAGEVVERPASVVKELVENSIDAGAGEIRVEIERGGSARIRVIDDGCGMSKEDALLSLERHATSKLRTSADLAAISTLGFRGEAVPSIASVSRFRLVTRERDSVAGTEVLVDGGRLREVKEAGCAPGTSIEAGSLFFNMPARRKFMRAESTESAHVEHQLRLHALAAPNVRFRFEKDGREVFDLPPVARALDRVRHLLGPESASELIELPVTRGNGVSIDGFVLPAIHARKGRRHQCVFLNGRPVEDSVISRALAEGFRGAVAEGMHPAAWLWIDLEPHLVDVNVHPAKREVRFHRPLDIRDAILEAVTTALRPKPSAAIFDAPAVAVSGAPTSRPTYTPPPRQTVSPRVWTPPAAVQVPLPEAALIPPRVPEETTPPVPVSKAPPFRQLGLLHQRFVLMESEDGLVLFDPRAGRERIFYEKLLSGREEGVESQGLLVPELIELEPRDHELLVREREALAAAGVELESFGGNTVQVRGLPACLGITDSRAFVDLLIDELLHESTPGSRFAFERVARLLARRQAAGVPVRMIETTALLDSLFDCELPYCAPDGRPTLTEFSIRELERRFGLEKGP comes from the coding sequence ATGCCGAAGATCCGCGTGCTTCCCGATATCCTCGCCAGCCAGGTGGCGGCGGGGGAGGTCGTGGAAAGGCCGGCGTCGGTGGTGAAGGAACTGGTTGAAAACAGCATCGACGCCGGGGCAGGGGAGATCCGCGTGGAAATCGAGCGTGGTGGCTCGGCCCGCATCCGGGTGATCGATGACGGTTGCGGGATGTCGAAGGAGGATGCGTTGCTATCACTCGAACGCCACGCCACCAGCAAGCTGCGCACGTCTGCGGACCTCGCTGCGATTTCCACGCTGGGCTTCCGCGGTGAGGCGGTGCCGAGCATCGCCAGCGTTTCGCGGTTCCGATTGGTCACGCGCGAGCGCGATTCCGTGGCCGGGACCGAGGTGTTGGTGGACGGCGGGCGTCTTCGTGAGGTGAAGGAGGCCGGCTGCGCGCCAGGCACGTCGATCGAGGCCGGTTCTCTGTTTTTCAACATGCCCGCGCGGCGGAAGTTCATGCGCGCGGAATCCACGGAATCCGCCCATGTGGAGCACCAGCTCCGCCTTCATGCTCTGGCTGCACCGAACGTGCGCTTCCGGTTTGAAAAGGATGGCCGCGAGGTTTTCGACCTGCCTCCGGTGGCCCGTGCCTTGGATCGGGTCCGCCATTTGCTGGGCCCGGAATCGGCGTCCGAACTGATCGAACTACCCGTCACCCGCGGCAATGGCGTGTCGATCGATGGCTTCGTGCTGCCCGCGATCCATGCCCGGAAGGGACGAAGGCACCAGTGCGTCTTTCTCAATGGCAGGCCGGTGGAGGACTCGGTGATTTCCCGGGCCTTGGCGGAGGGTTTCCGCGGCGCGGTGGCGGAGGGCATGCACCCGGCGGCGTGGCTGTGGATCGACTTGGAGCCTCATCTGGTCGACGTGAACGTTCATCCGGCGAAGCGCGAGGTGCGCTTCCATCGGCCGCTCGACATCCGCGATGCGATTCTGGAAGCGGTGACCACGGCGCTGCGACCGAAGCCTTCGGCAGCGATTTTCGATGCACCGGCTGTGGCAGTCTCCGGTGCGCCAACCAGCCGTCCCACCTACACCCCGCCGCCCCGGCAGACGGTTTCGCCGCGCGTGTGGACACCGCCTGCCGCCGTGCAGGTCCCGCTACCGGAAGCCGCGCTGATCCCGCCGCGAGTCCCGGAGGAAACCACTCCTCCGGTGCCAGTCTCGAAGGCTCCGCCGTTCCGTCAGCTCGGCCTGCTGCACCAACGATTTGTGCTGATGGAGAGCGAGGATGGGCTGGTGCTGTTCGACCCAAGGGCGGGACGGGAACGCATTTTTTACGAGAAGCTTTTGTCCGGCCGTGAAGAGGGCGTCGAGAGCCAGGGTCTGTTGGTTCCGGAATTGATCGAGCTGGAGCCACGCGATCATGAATTGCTGGTCCGCGAGCGTGAGGCGCTGGCGGCCGCCGGAGTCGAGCTGGAATCCTTCGGCGGGAATACGGTGCAGGTGAGGGGACTGCCCGCTTGTCTCGGCATTACCGATTCACGGGCGTTCGTGGATCTGCTGATCGACGAATTGCTCCACGAATCCACTCCCGGGTCGCGCTTTGCCTTCGAGCGGGTCGCGCGTCTGTTGGCCCGCCGCCAAGCAGCTGGAGTACCGGTGCGGATGATCGAGACGACGGCCTTGCTCGATTCGCTCTTTGATTGCGAATTGCCCTACTGCGCTCCGGACGGCCGGCCGACGCTTACCGAGTTCTCCATCCGCGAGTTGGAACGGCGGTTTGGCTTGGAAAAGGGTCCGTGA